In the genome of Anabaena cylindrica PCC 7122, the window CTTCATTTCCTTCTAGCTCAGAAATGAGGAGGCTTTGAATTTGTCCTGCACTACGAGCTACATTCCAAATCCGTACTTCATCAATTGCACCTTCAAAGTATGTATTCCCTACCTTACCAATTTCTAATTCTTGGGTAGGAGCTATATTTTTACCTTTAAAATCTGAAGTGGAGAATATTTCAACGGCGTTAACGTAGAGCTTGTAATCTGTACCATCATAGGTAGCTGCAATATGATTCCAAGTATTGGCATTAATGGCATTGGTGATAGTTTTATTATTCCATTTACTGCCATCACCAAAGCCAATTTCTATGTCTTTTTGATTGATAAGAGAAATACTAGGATAACCCTGGGCTGTACCGCTTTGGTAGCCAAGAATACCGTGTTTATTGTTATCTGTAATATTAGCAAATATCCAGGCTTCTTGAGTAAACTGTTTACTTGCAGATAAGTTGAGAATGGAATCTGCTGCAACAGCGATAAATTGATTATTTGCCAGGTTAATTGCTTCCCCTAATCCAGCAATGGTGCTACCAAAACCTTGACCTTCGGTAGGGTTTACTACTTTTCCTAAGCTGACAGTAGGTTCGTTATCTAATAGTTGGACAGTAGCTGTACTACTGGCTTCGTCAAATCTTCCGTAGTATTGCTTACTGCTATCGTAATCAAGTATCTTGATGGTTAAAGAATCTGGTTGTTCAAAGATTTCATTATTGATATCTTCTAATTGCAACACAATCCGAGTTGCATTTTTTGGCATATCAATTTCATAGATGCTTTGTCCAGATATGGGGTCACTTACTGCTTTTCTGGATTGAATTTCGCTGCCATCACTGCTATAAACCGTATAATAAAGCTTGTAATCAGCGTCAAGTTGTGTATTAGCCAAAGAACCGCGTACTGCGCTACCACCTATTTCTAACTTGATTGTGGCATTGTCATTAGGATTTGGTTGTGCTGTAGTTCCATCAGCTTTGAGAAGCTTGATTTCAAAAAAGTCTATAGCACCTCTGGGAGCAGAACCTTCAATTTTTCCTGTTTGGATTGTGCTAATTTTTAGGGCTGGTTCGTTGTCTTCAATGGTGACAGTTTTCTTAATGAAAGAATTATTGTTTATACCGCTATTTAATCCTTCCAGACGGTAATTAGTGCCTGGAAGTAATTGTATTTCAAAAGATTCATCTGGATTTTCAGCGATGATATCATTTTTGATTAGATCAAATTCTTGCTCCTGGTTTTGTTGTGTGAATTGGAACACACCATGGAAAGAGTTATTGACAAAATCACTGGTGGTAACATCACCAGATTTGGGAGTAATGAAGTAGTAAACGTCAAGATTTGCCCCTACTACTCCATTAGCTCTTAGTGTGATTTTTCCGTCACCTTCTATTCTGCTTACATTATCAATCCAAATGGAAGAATAGTTAGTATTATCGCCAAAACCACTGTTAGCACCTGCATTAGTATTAACAATACTATTAGAGTCATTGGTATTGTTGAAAGCTGCATTACTATTAGAGGTCATTTTTGCGATCGCATTTCCGTCAGCACCACCATTTTGAGACCCTTGTCCTCCTTCAACAATGTTGCTGTAGAATCTCGTGTTAGTAATGTTGAGAGTGGATTGTTCGCGGGCAAAAATTGCACCCCCTAAGCCTGCACCGCCGCCGCCGCCGCCGCCTTCGCGGTTATCATTTCCTGCCGATCCTCCCTCACCACTACCGGCACGAAAACCGCCACCACTGCCAGAGCCACCTTGTCCCCAATCATCAATATCGAAGTCCTCATCATAACCACCGCCTCCACCACCGCCTCCACCACCACCAAAACCGCCAGAACCTCCATTACCTCCATTACCTCCATTATCATCTCCGCCACCACCACCAGCACCGCCGCCAGTACCAAAATTGCCAGAACCTCCATTACCTCCATTACCAGAATCACCAGAACCACCAGAACCTGGGCTATTTGGGTTACTTAATGATTGATCTCCAGTTACATTAAGTTTTCCACCATCACCACCATCACCACCATCACCACCGGAGCCATCATCCCCATCACCCCTAAACCCGGACCCTGCCCTACCATAAGAAGAACCACCTATGGCTTCGTTGGCATTAAATGATACGTTATCAAGTACAAGGCGACCAGCGTCAACGAATATGGCTCCTCCGGCTCCTAGTCCACCGCCACCACCACCGTTGCCATCACCCCCACGGGCTAAACCCTGAGTGAAATTAACCCCTTGAATACCTAGAACTTCACCAAAGCTATTATTAACCGAGTAAGTAATAATTTGATACTGGCCTCTCCCATTAATGGTGATATCGCCGTCACCGACCCAGAATAAGTTATTGCCCCCAGCAATGGTCGGTAGGGAGCTATTGAGGGAAATTGTTCCTGAAACGTCTCTCAGGTCAATAACATCGAAACCAAACTTTTGGCTAGTTGCTTGTTCGATTGCCCAACGCAAAGAGCCTGTATCGTTATCGTTGGTATTTGTAACTTTGATAATATCTAACAGACCATCATAGTTGGCGATCGCATTTTCATTAATACCTATGTTCGCCTCAATCAAACCAGTTTCAATTTCTAATTCCCAGTCGCCTCCCAGGGCAGCATTACCAGTGAGATCGTTTGAAGCGGCTACGTCTGCACCAGTAATTTCACTTAATTGTTCTACAAAAGCTTGTCCTTCTCCAGTAGCTACATTACACCCATAGACTAAAATATCCCCATTGTCACCGAGGGCTTCACCCCATTGTTGAAGCTGGACCTGATAACCCTCCAAACTCTGACTATCCAACACCGCAGAACCAAGATATACTGCCCCTTCTGCTCCATGAGAAAAAATCTGAATACTATCCAGATTGCTTCTTCCTGCTAGGGCTTGAGTTATTTGACTAACTCCATCTTTGGAGTTATCTAAAACAATAACTTCTGTTCCGGTTTTAGCTTGACTAGCAAGGGTTTGGTAATCGTTAACAGTGGAATCAATGAAGACAATGTTGTTAATAGTCATGGTGGTTTTACTCTGGGACTCTGGGAAGGAAATAGACAAACATTTGTATAATATTATACAATATTCATTTTGAAAACTTGATTTTTCGCTATAGAAAAAACCATAGATTTCAACTTAGACGGCTTTTAAATATCAAATTTTAGAGATTGTTAGGACTAGGATTTACAGACTATATCTTACCCTATAGTAAAAATATTAATCAGTAAACCAAAAAGTTTTGGCTCTTCATTACCTGTTATGCCAAATTATTAGCAGCAGCCATAAAATAATATGAAAAAACGTATCAAAAACAGACTGAAAGCTTTGTAAGTATTGACATACAAAGAATATATCATATTAAATATGAATGCAAATCATAGTATTTTTATATAATTATCGAGTTATGAAGAACAAAAGAGATATTAAAATTCTAACAGAACTGCTTGATTTAGACGATGTAAAAGTCATATCGCATCGTCTTCATAGTGGGATTGGAATGATTCTACAAACTGAAGTAAAAAGCTCATGTGCGAATTGCCCCAACTGTGGGACAAAAAGCCATAAATTACATCAAAACCATCGACATCTTATTAAAGACTTACCTTTTGGAGAAAATCCAGTATTTTTGGAAATTAATAGACGACAGTTTAAATGTGGTGTATGTAAAAAACCGTTTAGTGAGAACTTAGATTTTGTCAGAAAAAAAAGAACTTATACAAAGCGACTAGCAGATAAGACAATACAAGAAGTTCTAGAGAATGATATTCATAGTGTAGCATCGAAAGGTATAGTAACGACCGAAGAAATAGAACGGATGCTAAAAGATGCATCTGAAGTGTTACCCAATTTAAAACCTTTGAACCTAAAAAGACTTGGACTGGATGAAATAGCTCTGATTAAAGGCAAAGGTAATTACTGTGCTGTCTTAATAGATTTAGATACATCTCAACTAATTGCTATATTGAATGGACGCACCCAAGAAATAATCAAGGAAACCCTTACATGATGGGGATATGAGGTTTTAGAACAAATAGAAGAAGTTAGTATAGATTTGTGGCAGGGATATAAAAATTTAGTTACAGAATTAATGCCAAAAGCCCAAGTAGTAGCAGATAGATTTCATGTAATGGCACAAATAGATAAAGAACTAGATACACAAAGGAAAAAAGAAAAACGCAGTGTAGAAGAGTTAATTAAAAAAGCAAATTCAGCAGCAGAAAAATTAAAATATGAACAAATATTGTGGGGATTGAAGAATAGTAAATATCCCTTACTTAAGAATGAAGAGAATTTAAGTGAGGAGCAATTGAATAAACTTATCCAAGTTCAAAATGTCTCTCCTATCTTGAAAGCAATGCATGAACTAAAGGAAAAAATCAGGAAAATTTTTAATCAGACTAATGATTGGTATACGGGAGTCTTTAAACTGGGTATGTGGCTATCAAAAGCTAAAAAATATTTCCCAAATAGTAACAATACTATTATTCGTTGGTTTGATGAAATTATTGCTTACTTTGACAACCGAACAACCAGTGGTGCTGTAGTTCGCGTAGCGTTCCGCAGGAAAGGAATTAATAACAAACTTAAGCTAATTAAACGTTCTAGCTATGGTTTTAGAAATTTTGAAAATTTCCGAGTTAGATGTTTGCTTAATTGGCATCTATCTTATTAGTTTAGCATAGCAACTACTGAAGAGCCGAAAATTTTGTAGAGTTCAGTCTCAAAGGCGATAGCTGCGCTGTACTAAGTAAGTACGCGAACTTGCAACTCAATTTTGTGCGCCATGGCGCACATTTCTCCTCAAAACCTCGGCAACACAGTCCCCGTTCCCGCATCCTTTTTAGAACGAACATAGGTCTTAGTAGTATCACTCTTACTATGCCCCAACTGGTCTTGCACCTCAAACAGTGATTTACTATCCACCGCCCGCGACGCGTGAGAATGGCGTAACCAGTGGCAAGAAAACTTCACCTTGGCCACTTCAGATATATCCTGAATCAACTTTTTAATTGCCCGGTCACTCAATGGCAAACCCCGCTTTTTCGGATCAGGTGACAGATTCGGAAACACTGGCATCTTTTCACCTGCCATCCCCCGGTACTGCTTAAAGACCCGCGAAGTCTCATGATCCAAACCAATCTCCCGGTACTTCCCCCCCTTCCCCCGAAACTTAATTGTGTAATAACCCCTATACCTATCTGACCGTATCGGGTCGGGTTGCCATTTAAAGTTGTGCCAATATAAACCCGGATAATCTTCCTTCGGCTGACCCGGTTTATCACCAGGAACCGTCACCCGACCAACCTCACCCACCCGCATTCCACTATAAAAAAGCAAAGAAAAAACCAGCCAGTGCTGTTCCCCCAATCGCTGGGCAACATCAGCCAACTGCGCCATCTCCCAATCTTCTAAATAACGCTCTGCCTTCGGTAAGTCACTGAAATTATCGTAATTTATGGTACTAGCGATATTCCGTAAAAAATAGCCGACATTCTCCCCATGACCATAACTCCAAAGAGATCGCAACATCAACACCTGGTTAGATTTAGTATAAGGGGAAACCTCACCCCAACTAGCAACGAATTCCAGTAACTTTGGTGGCTGAACCAGCCGTAAATCCCGTACACCTTGATTTTCCAACCAAGCGAGTAATTTTTGACCAAAGCGATAGTATTTTCGCTTAGTTTGCTCCCGGTTCTGTGACCCTGCCCAAGCCAAAATCAACTCCTCATCATTTGCTACAGCAGGTGTGCGGTAATAATATTGACGAATCACCTCCTCGACTAATTCGGCGGTAACAGGTTGAGCCGTATCACGAGATACAACTTTACTGGAGGAGGGAGGGAGAATTTCTACCGGACTAACCTTAACATTAGTGATATCCATCTGGGAAATAACCATCACATAACAATTAACATCTAACTTCCTGGAAGGGAGCTTTCAGGAAGCTTTTATTTTATTCTATCCTTCCGTGAATGTGCAGGGAACTTCATGTCTAACTTGGCGGTCGCTCGCTGGTTGGGAATATTTGGTTAACGCACTAGATGGCTTTTGGTGCGTGCGGTTACGGTCAAAAGAGGCAGGGGAGTAGAGGAGAAGGGCTTCCTGCCCCTTACGCATCTGCCTCTTCTGGTAAGCGCAGCGATTGCATAGTTGGTTTACGCCGGCAGTGCGATGGCGCGAAGCGCATTCTTTATTTCATTCAACAAGAAAGGGAACAGGGAACGGTGAGGGACGAACAGTTCCAATGCCAGCTTTTTTAAGGCTTCTTTTTCATTCTTGCTGGGTTAAAAAATTTATTGACACCTGCTAATTAAATATGTATATTCAAAATTCCATAAACTCATATGACTCCTTTTACAATTTATGAACTAGATAAATTATTCGCGGCTGTTAATTTTATATTTAAACAATCTGAATTACAGCTAAATAATTTAGTTTTATCTGCTGCTTAACTGTAGGGATTTCCAAAAATAAAACATTCTCTAAAATATCTACTTCAAACTTATTAATCTTTTTTATTTATTAATCTTTTTTATGTCTATCCAAATCTACGGAATACCGAACTGCGGTACTTGCAAAAAAGCTTTCAAGTGGCTTCAAGAAAATGGTATTGACTATGAGTTCATTAACACCAAAGAAACTCCCCCAACTCGTGAGATGGTTCAAAATTGGGTAACTTCTCTGGGTTATGCGGCTATGCGAAACACATCCGGTCAATCCTACCGGGCTTTAGGTGATGAAAAGAAAACTTGGACAGACGAGCAATGGATTGAGGCATTCGCTAAGGATGCAATGCTGCTCAAACGCCCCCTTTTCCTCAAAGATGGAACGGCTGTGCTGGTAGGCTTTAAAGATAAAGTTGAAGTAGTAAGGCAAAAGTTGGGGCTTTAATTTTGCTGGTTCTTACTTTATATCATGTTCACCTGAAAACTTATGATAAAATTGATGCTGAAATTTTGAAATATAAAAACTCTAACAATTTTATATCGTAATTGATTTACCGAACTTGATATTACTTAATCCTGAAAACCTGACCTTTAGGAATAAAAGGTAATCGGCAACCCACAGGAATTAAAAAAGCGTGTTCTCGATGAATATGTAAATGATCGCAATAGCCATCAGTAATAATTAGCAATGGTCCATTTTTGGGGAAATCCTCAGCTGTTGTCAATAAATCAATACCGGGCTGTAAAACAGTACCACCTCTACCCTTGACTTGAACTCTATCTGCCAGAGATTCTGGTGTTAAATAACCTTGATCATAAGCAAAAGCATCACAGAAAACAACCCGCACCAAAGAAACATCATGGGAAATACTATAACTAGAAATCGCTCCTAATGCCTTTCCTAATAACTCCCTATCCATTGAACCAGAAGTATCTAAAACTACGCCAAATGTGCGACCTTCTTCATTATTACTATCCGGTACATAACGAGGACGAGGAATATCAGGAGTTGCAGATTGACGGCGACTCAAACGAGCATAAGACCTGACTTTAATTAACGGAGAAAAGTGATGATCAAACCACTTCGCCAATTCCACATCCCAAGGAATCGGCGGATAACTCAAAGCCCGAATCTCTTCAATTAAACCTGCTGGGAGAAAACCGCGATTTTGTTCATGGTGATAGACAAGTCCCTGACTCAGACAACGGCGATAAAATTCATCCAATCCCACACCATCCCCATAAGTCCACCAATCGGCTTTTCCTGGTTCTAAAATGTCACATTGTCCAATTCCTCGCAAGGTAGATAGTTTGCGATAGAGGCGTAAATCTTTGACTATTTGGTCATAAATTGACTCCGCTGATAAATTCTTTAAATCAGGGTCATGTAACACTCCAACGTGAGGTAATTCACCTATCCCCATTTCTAACAACCAAGAATTAATCACATAATCACAAGCAACATTCCACAAATAATGGTCTCTTCCTTGACAGCGAGTATCATGTCTGAGTCCAGCGTGTAACAATTCATGAGCCATCACAAATCGGCATTCCTCGCCATTTAATCCGGCAGCAGGATTGATAAAAATTTGTTTATTTTGGACATCAATTGCGGCTACAGAAATATCCAAACGTTGACATATTAATGGATCTTCAATAATCTCAAAATTAGTTGCTAAAGCTCCCAACAGAGGATAGCTATTGATAAACCAAGCCTTAGCTCTTTGTCCAGGAGTATCATTTTTGTTCTGCGTCCCCAACAAAGGCTCGCGTCCGGCTGCGACATTTACCGCATTGGTAACGGCTCTTGTTAATCCTGCGCCAAAAACAGTTTGCCAGTCAAAACCCCGACCCCAATAGTTACTTTGGACAGGTTCTATAATCATATCAACAAAGTCATCACCAGGAAGACCACGCTCACAAAATTCCTGATACAAACTTTCTTCATTTCGGTTAGAAACATTGAGAGAAAAAAGGTATTCTTCTGGGATAGATCCTAACTTTAAATCAGCCAGAAACTTAGCAATAAAATAATTACAAGCGGCGTTCCATTCACGAGGATGTGTGCGTTTTTGGAAATGACCAAACCCCAGATGCAAGAGACAATGAGCTAGTACATAAACCCATTCTTCTGGAGAACCCCGTCGCGTTGGATGTACGTGAATAGCGCCATTGCTAGTGACTACAGCCCAACCCTGTGGTGGACAATGGTTTCCTGAGCGACGATTAATGTTGACGTGGTAGAGTAACGGTGCAAAAATGGGATGCTCTCTGAGGATGTCACATCCCTGCATAAATTGTAATGTGGCAATATCTGTTTGCTTCTTTTTACGTGCCATTTTCTTTTTTGACTAAACGTGGCAAGTCTCTCACTATTTCTACCATCAACCAACTAGGTAAAGCATCTCCTTTTTCAGATTCCGAAACAACCATTTGAGCAATTTCAAAGCTGATAGCGGCTAAATCTTTGAGTAGTCCTTTAGCGCGATGAGCTAAGTCTTTATGGCTACCTGTGATTGCTTGACGTTCTTGGGGTAATTCTTTGATCAGTTGAGCGCGGAATGATTGAGCTAGAAAATAGAGGACATCTCTATCTTCTGCTAGATGTGGCCAGCTAATTTCACCTTTAAGAATAGCTGTGAGTTGGTATTTGCTTTTAATTTGTTTGATAAAACCTTTGAATTGGGTTCCATGATGAGGAGAAAGACAGCCCATAGCGAGAACTTCTAGCCAGTGATCTGTGAGGCGAGTACCATATTCATGTAGGGTATCACTTAACATATGCCAAGAGCGGGGAGTGGAAAAAGGTTCTTCATGTTTAGGTGGTTGACTCCACAGATGATCTGGACGAGTTTGAATATATTCAATTACCCAAGGATGAATATCATGATTTTTTGCCCAATCTAACCAGTCTCGATGGGAAACTTTTAAATGAACATGAACCATGCGGTTGAGTAAAGGTGAAGACATGGGTTTAACGATCGCACTATCTTGAGCGCGATTACCTGCACCAATGACAATTGAATCTTTGGGAAGATGATATTCACCAATTCTGCGCTCATGAATCAGGCTGTAAAATGCCTTCTGTACTTCGTGAGAACAAGCGTTGAGTTCATCCAAAAACAGACAATAGGGTTCTTCTCGTGCAATCATTCTGGGTGGGCAGAAGCGACTTGTTCCATCTATAATCTGC includes:
- a CDS encoding tyrosine-type recombinase/integrase, which produces MDITNVKVSPVEILPPSSSKVVSRDTAQPVTAELVEEVIRQYYYRTPAVANDEELILAWAGSQNREQTKRKYYRFGQKLLAWLENQGVRDLRLVQPPKLLEFVASWGEVSPYTKSNQVLMLRSLWSYGHGENVGYFLRNIASTINYDNFSDLPKAERYLEDWEMAQLADVAQRLGEQHWLVFSLLFYSGMRVGEVGRVTVPGDKPGQPKEDYPGLYWHNFKWQPDPIRSDRYRGYYTIKFRGKGGKYREIGLDHETSRVFKQYRGMAGEKMPVFPNLSPDPKKRGLPLSDRAIKKLIQDISEVAKVKFSCHWLRHSHASRAVDSKSLFEVQDQLGHSKSDTTKTYVRSKKDAGTGTVLPRF
- a CDS encoding Spx/MgsR family RNA polymerase-binding regulatory protein is translated as MSIQIYGIPNCGTCKKAFKWLQENGIDYEFINTKETPPTREMVQNWVTSLGYAAMRNTSGQSYRALGDEKKTWTDEQWIEAFAKDAMLLKRPLFLKDGTAVLVGFKDKVEVVRQKLGL
- a CDS encoding vWA domain-containing protein, whose product is MARKKKQTDIATLQFMQGCDILREHPIFAPLLYHVNINRRSGNHCPPQGWAVVTSNGAIHVHPTRRGSPEEWVYVLAHCLLHLGFGHFQKRTHPREWNAACNYFIAKFLADLKLGSIPEEYLFSLNVSNRNEESLYQEFCERGLPGDDFVDMIIEPVQSNYWGRGFDWQTVFGAGLTRAVTNAVNVAAGREPLLGTQNKNDTPGQRAKAWFINSYPLLGALATNFEIIEDPLICQRLDISVAAIDVQNKQIFINPAAGLNGEECRFVMAHELLHAGLRHDTRCQGRDHYLWNVACDYVINSWLLEMGIGELPHVGVLHDPDLKNLSAESIYDQIVKDLRLYRKLSTLRGIGQCDILEPGKADWWTYGDGVGLDEFYRRCLSQGLVYHHEQNRGFLPAGLIEEIRALSYPPIPWDVELAKWFDHHFSPLIKVRSYARLSRRQSATPDIPRPRYVPDSNNEEGRTFGVVLDTSGSMDRELLGKALGAISSYSISHDVSLVRVVFCDAFAYDQGYLTPESLADRVQVKGRGGTVLQPGIDLLTTAEDFPKNGPLLIITDGYCDHLHIHREHAFLIPVGCRLPFIPKGQVFRIK
- a CDS encoding AAA family ATPase gives rise to the protein MNPAITVTQKQLSEFLLNVAVVRPVFIWGAPGIGKSSLVEAFAAEVGIPCVSLLGSQLAPEDLIGVPQIIDGTSRFCPPRMIAREEPYCLFLDELNACSHEVQKAFYSLIHERRIGEYHLPKDSIVIGAGNRAQDSAIVKPMSSPLLNRMVHVHLKVSHRDWLDWAKNHDIHPWVIEYIQTRPDHLWSQPPKHEEPFSTPRSWHMLSDTLHEYGTRLTDHWLEVLAMGCLSPHHGTQFKGFIKQIKSKYQLTAILKGEISWPHLAEDRDVLYFLAQSFRAQLIKELPQERQAITGSHKDLAHRAKGLLKDLAAISFEIAQMVVSESEKGDALPSWLMVEIVRDLPRLVKKENGT